One Cupriavidus basilensis genomic window carries:
- a CDS encoding porin: MKRESNRLVGRIQRWAARCGWALAAAVASSAAHAYDGSGALAPGLLLYGLIDTGIEYVNNVGPQKSSVVRVPSLTGSYPSRWGLRGIEDLGAGYKSIFVLESGFAPDTGGSNQSGRLFGRQAYVGLLGPWGAVSVGRLYSQIYWSMIGDTMGPNIFAAGLLDTYLAQARVDNAIDYTLTIGGFTAAATYSLGRDSVAPAVAGGCAGESPTDYRACKAISAMLKYDAQTWGVAGAYDRNYGGAGTGSPLPSSSQTDTRELINGYVKYGTATIGAGYLHRINHGLVAPGVVSKTSDYWWIGGTYLPTVHISLDLQYGHLSVSGTQLGASVIAARAQYLFSQRSALYITAGRVFNQRDSTITVDGGALPGSSNPLPGVDQSGVMIGIRHKF, translated from the coding sequence ATGAAACGAGAGTCGAACCGGCTCGTTGGTCGGATTCAACGATGGGCCGCTCGCTGTGGATGGGCGCTTGCGGCGGCAGTCGCCAGCAGTGCTGCACATGCCTACGATGGATCGGGGGCGCTGGCGCCCGGTCTCTTGCTGTATGGCCTCATCGATACAGGCATCGAATATGTGAACAATGTGGGGCCCCAGAAGTCGAGCGTCGTGCGCGTCCCTTCGCTGACCGGCTCGTACCCGTCACGCTGGGGGCTGCGCGGGATCGAGGATCTGGGCGCAGGGTACAAGTCAATCTTTGTGCTCGAATCCGGATTCGCGCCAGATACAGGCGGCTCGAACCAGAGTGGACGACTGTTCGGCAGGCAGGCTTACGTAGGGCTGCTCGGGCCTTGGGGCGCTGTTTCGGTGGGTCGCCTGTACTCGCAGATCTACTGGTCGATGATCGGTGACACGATGGGGCCGAATATCTTCGCGGCAGGGCTGCTCGATACCTATCTGGCGCAGGCGCGCGTCGACAACGCCATCGACTACACATTGACGATCGGCGGTTTCACGGCGGCGGCCACCTATTCCCTAGGACGTGATTCGGTAGCGCCGGCAGTGGCAGGTGGCTGTGCAGGAGAATCTCCTACCGACTACCGCGCTTGCAAGGCAATCTCGGCGATGCTCAAGTACGATGCGCAAACCTGGGGAGTGGCCGGTGCTTACGATCGGAACTACGGGGGTGCCGGCACGGGTTCCCCGCTGCCAAGCAGTTCGCAGACCGATACGCGCGAGCTTATCAACGGTTACGTGAAGTATGGCACTGCCACTATCGGCGCAGGCTACCTTCATCGGATCAATCACGGGCTCGTCGCGCCCGGTGTCGTCAGCAAGACCAGCGACTATTGGTGGATCGGCGGCACCTATCTGCCCACCGTACATATTTCGCTCGATTTGCAGTATGGACACCTGTCGGTCAGTGGCACCCAGCTTGGCGCATCCGTCATCGCTGCACGCGCGCAGTACCTGTTCTCCCAACGCTCTGCCTTGTACATCACGGCCGGTCGGGTGTTCAACCAGCGTGATTCGACCATTACGGTGGACGGTGGCGCGCTTCCTGGGTCTTCGAATCCCTTGCCCGGGGTGGATCAGAGCGGCGTCATGATCGGCATTCGACACAAGTTCTGA
- a CDS encoding enoyl-CoA hydratase/isomerase family protein gives MKPVRFERHDSVGHIVLGNPPLNLIATDFSESLSEAIQEASESEIRVLLIRAEGPNFSQGGDILDFIDKEFNAWRTFISDMHHSYRKIEALQIPTVCAVRGRAWGGAFELTLACDFIVTADNASFCCIEPSVGTAPVCGGVQRIAERAGPARAARYVMLSEVMSGTTAGELGIAAFVVSEDDVERTALDLSIRLSNGPTRSYAAIRALLKAWAAGGVPGADQVVLDLTMPLHNTEDARRGRTARVEAMKRGVEPEPVTFLGR, from the coding sequence ATGAAACCTGTTCGTTTCGAGCGTCACGATTCCGTTGGGCACATCGTGTTGGGGAACCCGCCGCTCAACCTTATTGCCACCGATTTCTCCGAAAGCCTGAGCGAGGCCATTCAAGAGGCCAGTGAATCGGAGATCCGGGTTCTTCTTATCCGTGCGGAAGGCCCGAACTTCAGTCAAGGCGGCGACATCCTCGACTTTATCGACAAGGAATTCAATGCCTGGCGCACCTTCATCAGCGATATGCATCACTCGTATCGCAAGATCGAGGCGCTTCAGATCCCAACCGTGTGTGCCGTGCGTGGCCGGGCGTGGGGCGGTGCGTTCGAACTCACACTCGCGTGCGACTTTATCGTGACCGCAGACAACGCTTCATTCTGCTGCATTGAGCCTTCAGTCGGTACTGCACCTGTCTGCGGAGGCGTGCAGCGGATAGCGGAACGAGCGGGACCCGCGCGCGCTGCACGCTACGTCATGCTAAGCGAGGTGATGTCAGGCACTACAGCCGGCGAGCTAGGCATCGCCGCATTTGTGGTGTCCGAGGACGACGTGGAAAGAACGGCGTTGGATCTTTCGATCCGGCTTTCGAACGGCCCTACGCGTTCATATGCAGCCATCCGTGCGCTCCTTAAGGCTTGGGCGGCGGGTGGTGTGCCAGGCGCGGACCAGGTGGTGCTCGATCTCACGATGCCCCTGCACAATACCGAAGATGCGCGACGCGGGCGGACCGCGCGTGTCGAGGCGATGAAGCGGGGCGTGGAACCTGAACCTGTCACATTCCTCGGGCGCTGA
- a CDS encoding SDR family NAD(P)-dependent oxidoreductase, translating into MTIENSIHATPDYLSLLRLDGRGYIVLGAGQGIGEQTVHALAQAGAKVLCVDRDEQLAHAIADKVGGIPCVADATQRSDVQRVFDTARKQFGRVHGVIDIIGVAGIKPLAEFDDEAWDRQFDIVVRHAYLAIQIGGEMMKADGGGSLVFVGSLAGNRAVPNEVVYATSKAALHHLVRCAGVEYAPYNVRINAVSPGFVRTPRLNQRLDESAWQTISDVIPLGRPATPAEIAGPLLFLASDLSSHMAGEIIEVDGGVGVMAKFPKVTFGPSTTPTP; encoded by the coding sequence ATGACAATAGAAAACAGCATTCATGCCACCCCAGATTACCTCTCTCTTTTGCGCCTCGACGGCCGCGGATACATCGTGCTCGGCGCCGGGCAGGGAATCGGCGAGCAAACCGTTCACGCACTCGCACAGGCGGGTGCCAAAGTGCTGTGCGTCGACCGCGACGAGCAGCTTGCCCATGCAATCGCCGACAAGGTGGGAGGTATCCCGTGCGTAGCGGACGCCACGCAGCGATCAGACGTTCAACGCGTCTTCGATACCGCACGCAAGCAGTTTGGACGTGTTCACGGTGTGATCGACATCATCGGTGTTGCAGGCATCAAGCCGCTCGCGGAATTCGATGACGAAGCGTGGGACCGCCAGTTCGACATCGTCGTTCGCCACGCATACCTGGCCATCCAGATCGGCGGGGAGATGATGAAGGCCGACGGGGGCGGCAGCCTCGTGTTCGTTGGCTCGCTGGCCGGCAATCGCGCCGTGCCCAATGAAGTCGTCTACGCCACGTCCAAAGCTGCCTTGCATCACCTGGTGCGATGCGCTGGCGTCGAATACGCACCCTACAATGTGCGCATCAATGCCGTATCACCCGGATTCGTGAGAACACCACGGCTGAACCAACGACTCGACGAATCAGCCTGGCAAACCATCAGTGATGTCATTCCGCTCGGGCGGCCAGCAACGCCAGCGGAGATCGCCGGCCCACTTCTGTTCCTCGCTTCGGATCTGAGCTCCCACATGGCCGGTGAAATCATCGAGGTGGATGGCGGTGTCGGTGTCATGGCCAAGTTCCCGAAGGTCACATTCGGCCCATCAACAACCCCAACGCCTTGA
- a CDS encoding Rieske 2Fe-2S domain-containing protein, protein MLTRQDNELICRTGPDTAMGNAMRRFWLPVAQSSDMPAPNGDPQTIEVLGERFVVWRDQNGRAGMYAEGCLHRGASMQLARADGDGLRCIYHGWKFAVDGTVLETPNVADPKFKDRIKGRTYPVREAGGVVWAYLGPKEEEPPFPHWPFMDLPDTNRINARAIVNCNYVQVIEGLVDSSHLTVLHSSALAKTNDSDLDYAKKTTHMQFDSAPIIEADETDFGFHYVAIRQGEAHRIARVTSFITPCFIANANGDLLLVIVPINDERCSFFHIWWDAEKPIGEEPLRSEQLKFVGLDEPTLRKYGMTDDTWDTPNAMSLANGFGQDRQCQRDGHFTGFDSITQEDAACSVSSGKIRDRSQELLCSADVAIGRLHRCLLGAARAVRDQQDIPALRAQIDQAVGVSGEIGPDEDWRGLVPHHRITSSPRTRAGRAQ, encoded by the coding sequence ATGTTGACCAGGCAAGATAACGAGCTGATCTGCCGGACCGGGCCGGATACCGCGATGGGCAACGCCATGCGTCGATTCTGGCTGCCGGTTGCACAATCGTCCGATATGCCGGCACCGAACGGCGACCCGCAAACCATTGAAGTTCTGGGCGAGCGGTTCGTCGTCTGGCGCGACCAGAACGGTCGCGCTGGCATGTATGCGGAGGGTTGCCTGCATCGCGGCGCGTCGATGCAGCTCGCTCGCGCCGATGGCGACGGCCTGCGCTGCATCTATCACGGCTGGAAGTTCGCGGTCGATGGAACGGTACTGGAAACGCCAAACGTCGCGGACCCGAAATTCAAGGACCGCATCAAGGGCAGGACCTATCCGGTACGTGAAGCTGGCGGCGTCGTCTGGGCGTATCTGGGCCCCAAGGAAGAAGAGCCGCCTTTCCCCCATTGGCCGTTCATGGATCTGCCGGACACCAACCGCATCAATGCTCGCGCGATCGTCAACTGCAACTACGTTCAGGTCATCGAGGGCCTCGTGGACTCCTCGCACCTCACGGTACTGCACAGCTCCGCGTTGGCCAAGACCAATGACTCGGATCTCGACTACGCCAAGAAGACTACGCACATGCAGTTCGACTCGGCGCCGATTATCGAAGCGGACGAGACCGATTTCGGCTTCCACTATGTGGCGATCCGCCAAGGCGAAGCACATCGCATTGCGCGCGTGACTTCGTTCATCACGCCCTGCTTCATCGCCAACGCCAATGGCGACCTGTTGCTGGTTATCGTACCGATCAACGACGAGCGTTGCAGCTTCTTCCATATCTGGTGGGATGCCGAAAAGCCCATCGGAGAAGAACCGCTACGCTCCGAGCAACTGAAGTTCGTCGGCCTCGACGAACCGACGCTGCGCAAGTACGGCATGACCGACGACACCTGGGACACGCCAAACGCGATGTCCCTGGCCAACGGATTCGGCCAGGATCGCCAGTGTCAGCGCGATGGGCACTTCACCGGCTTCGACAGCATCACGCAAGAGGATGCGGCATGCAGCGTCTCCAGCGGCAAGATCCGAGACCGCTCGCAGGAACTGCTGTGCAGCGCCGACGTCGCGATTGGTCGCCTGCATCGATGTCTGCTGGGAGCGGCGCGCGCCGTACGCGATCAACAGGATATTCCCGCGCTGCGGGCACAGATCGATCAAGCCGTCGGCGTGTCAGGCGAGATTGGCCCCGATGAAGACTGGCGCGGGCTGGTGCCGCACCACCGAATCACATCCTCGCCCCGCACGCGTGCGGGGCGTGCCCAATAA
- a CDS encoding DHA2 family efflux MFS transporter permease subunit: MTHGIDAHKRWLALIVLCLGMLMIVLDTTIVNVALPSIRADLGFNETSLVWVVNAYMLTFGGFLLLGGRLGDLFGHRKLFLFGIALFTLASAACGMANSQGLLIAARAVQGLGGALVSAVSLSLIMNLFTSPADRATAMGIYGFVGAGGGSIGVLLGGLLTSAWSWHWIFLVNLPIGVAVYGACVALLPVGKAPANRGKLDVAGAITVTASLMLAVYAVVHGNEAGWTSAQTILQLGIAIVIVMAFLVIESRVSHPLVPLRMLTLRNVATANVVGLLWAAALFAWSFISALYMQRVLNYSAMQVGLAFLPASIIMATFSLGVSARLVMRFGIRTPLSLGLLVAAAGLALFARAPTDGSFLLDVLPAMVLLGLGAGFAFNPVLLAAMSGVAPEESGLASGVVNTSFMMGGALGLAILASLAAARTDGLAAMGADAMTALNGGYHVAFLLGAVAAAMASVLAGTFVRTHSHGQARGATSPASPS, from the coding sequence ATGACACATGGCATCGACGCGCACAAGCGCTGGCTTGCCCTTATTGTGCTCTGCCTGGGCATGTTGATGATCGTTCTGGATACGACCATCGTCAATGTCGCACTGCCGTCCATCCGTGCAGACTTGGGCTTCAACGAAACTTCGCTCGTGTGGGTGGTCAACGCCTACATGCTGACCTTCGGCGGCTTCCTGCTGCTGGGCGGGCGGCTGGGTGATCTGTTCGGGCATCGCAAGCTGTTCCTGTTCGGCATTGCGCTGTTCACGTTGGCTTCTGCTGCGTGTGGAATGGCGAACTCACAGGGGTTGCTGATTGCGGCGCGGGCCGTTCAGGGGCTAGGTGGCGCGTTGGTGTCGGCGGTGTCGCTGTCGCTCATCATGAACCTGTTCACCTCGCCGGCAGACCGCGCCACGGCGATGGGCATCTACGGGTTCGTGGGTGCAGGCGGTGGCAGTATCGGCGTGTTGCTGGGTGGTTTGCTGACCAGCGCATGGAGCTGGCACTGGATCTTTCTGGTGAATTTGCCGATCGGCGTGGCGGTGTATGGCGCGTGTGTGGCGCTCCTGCCCGTGGGGAAGGCGCCGGCCAATCGCGGCAAGCTGGATGTGGCGGGTGCCATAACGGTTACCGCATCGCTGATGCTGGCTGTGTACGCCGTCGTGCACGGCAACGAAGCCGGCTGGACGTCAGCGCAAACGATTCTCCAACTGGGCATTGCCATCGTGATCGTGATGGCGTTCCTTGTTATCGAATCGCGCGTATCGCATCCGCTCGTGCCTCTGCGCATGCTGACGCTGCGCAATGTGGCTACGGCCAACGTCGTGGGATTGTTGTGGGCGGCTGCGCTGTTCGCGTGGTCCTTCATCTCGGCGCTGTATATGCAGCGCGTGCTGAACTACAGCGCAATGCAAGTGGGGCTGGCCTTCCTGCCGGCCAGCATCATCATGGCGACGTTCTCATTGGGGGTGTCCGCCAGGCTGGTGATGCGCTTCGGGATCCGCACGCCGTTGTCGTTGGGCTTGCTGGTGGCGGCAGCCGGGCTGGCGCTGTTTGCGCGTGCGCCGACCGATGGCAGCTTCCTGCTGGACGTGCTGCCGGCCATGGTGCTGCTTGGCCTCGGCGCGGGGTTTGCCTTCAACCCGGTGTTGCTGGCCGCAATGAGCGGTGTGGCGCCCGAGGAGTCAGGCCTGGCGTCGGGGGTGGTCAACACCTCGTTCATGATGGGCGGCGCGCTGGGCCTGGCCATCCTGGCGAGTCTGGCGGCCGCGCGTACCGATGGCTTGGCCGCTATGGGTGCCGATGCCATGACGGCGCTCAATGGTGGCTACCACGTCGCTTTCCTGCTCGGGGCCGTTGCGGCGGCAATGGCCTCTGTGCTAGCCGGGACCTTTGTGCGTACACACTCGCACGGCCAGGCGCGGGGTGCGACGTCCCCCGCTAGTCCCTCCTAG
- a CDS encoding Rieske 2Fe-2S domain-containing protein, producing MLNHEDNELLCRVGPGTPGGEMMRRFWHPACTSAQLPEPDCPPLRVRLLGENYVAFRDSSGQVGFLEELCMHRGASLALGRVEEGGIRCLYHGWKFSAAGAVLETPNHADTKYAARLKAPAFPVREEGGVVWAYVGPKHLEPAFSRYAFMDVEPSHRVVLRINVGCNYLQLVEGGEDSSHVGVLHTNMARPGWKDDSFTRNPDVTNPAALASNDLEPTLKIEDTAFGFHYVALRKTNTPRVQNARVVPFIVPYGRIIPAPAFQFTVLEVPADDTHTSTFLVIHGNEPVNEDRIIELLGLDNPNYYNRQSCTFTASWADSFGQDRALMKENWTGLRGVEVEDAAIGLSQGPLYDRSREHLVPADQAVTRVRRILLEAVKRAGEGGPLRALGLDLRGVGACDSELEEGSRWQELLPSHRETPVA from the coding sequence ATGTTGAATCACGAAGACAATGAACTGCTTTGCCGCGTCGGCCCAGGTACGCCGGGTGGAGAGATGATGAGACGCTTCTGGCACCCGGCGTGCACCTCAGCCCAGTTGCCGGAGCCAGATTGCCCCCCCCTTCGCGTCCGGCTCCTGGGCGAGAACTATGTCGCCTTCCGGGACTCGAGTGGCCAGGTCGGCTTCCTGGAGGAACTGTGCATGCACCGCGGCGCATCGCTGGCGCTGGGACGCGTAGAGGAGGGCGGCATTCGCTGTCTCTATCATGGCTGGAAATTCAGCGCTGCCGGCGCTGTACTAGAGACACCGAACCACGCCGATACAAAGTACGCTGCACGCCTGAAAGCGCCTGCATTCCCGGTCCGCGAAGAAGGCGGGGTCGTCTGGGCCTACGTCGGCCCCAAGCACCTGGAACCGGCGTTCTCCCGCTATGCGTTCATGGATGTGGAGCCGAGCCACCGTGTTGTCCTCCGCATCAACGTGGGCTGCAACTACCTGCAACTCGTCGAAGGTGGTGAAGACAGCTCGCACGTGGGTGTGCTGCACACCAACATGGCGCGCCCGGGGTGGAAGGACGACTCGTTTACACGAAATCCTGATGTAACCAACCCGGCAGCACTTGCGTCCAACGATCTGGAGCCGACGCTGAAGATCGAGGATACGGCGTTCGGCTTCCACTATGTCGCGCTCCGCAAGACCAACACGCCACGGGTCCAGAACGCCCGCGTGGTCCCGTTCATCGTCCCGTATGGCCGCATCATTCCCGCGCCAGCGTTCCAGTTCACTGTTCTGGAGGTTCCTGCGGACGATACTCATACCAGCACCTTCCTCGTTATCCATGGGAACGAGCCCGTGAATGAGGACCGCATCATCGAACTGCTTGGCCTCGACAACCCGAACTACTACAACCGGCAATCCTGCACCTTCACTGCCAGTTGGGCGGACTCGTTCGGCCAGGACCGGGCGCTGATGAAGGAGAACTGGACCGGATTGCGCGGCGTGGAGGTGGAAGACGCCGCAATCGGGCTGTCGCAAGGGCCACTCTATGACCGCTCGCGCGAACACCTTGTGCCCGCTGACCAGGCCGTGACGCGCGTCCGCCGTATATTGCTGGAAGCGGTAAAACGCGCCGGCGAAGGTGGGCCGCTTCGCGCGCTCGGTCTCGATTTGCGCGGCGTAGGCGCCTGCGATTCGGAACTCGAGGAAGGCTCCAGATGGCAAGAGCTGCTGCCATCCCATCGTGAAACCCCGGTAGCGTAG
- a CDS encoding PDR/VanB family oxidoreductase: MDTLIKVKVAAKTLLAEGIAGLEFTPTTEAGLPEFEAGSHIEVHLPGGLIRQYSLYDLPSAESRYRIGVLREPDSRGGSAMLVDTLSEGDVLSISAPRNHFALHSDDATSLLFAGGIGITPILCMAQQLEHDGRAFEMHYCGRTPARMAFVDRLQVERFSDRVHVHVDDGPLDQQLDAAAAIGAPGPDRHLYVCGPSGFMNHILDTARGLGWDEPHLHREYFAAEPVDNSGDSPFEIEIKSSGQIIKVAADESAAHALLDAGFDLQLSCEQGVCGTCMTRVLSGTPDHRDLYLTSDEHERNDCFMPCCSRAKSPRLLLDL; this comes from the coding sequence ATGGATACGTTAATCAAAGTCAAGGTTGCCGCGAAGACTCTCCTTGCCGAAGGAATCGCCGGCCTCGAGTTCACCCCTACAACAGAAGCCGGACTGCCGGAATTCGAGGCGGGCTCGCATATCGAAGTGCATTTGCCGGGCGGCCTGATCAGGCAGTATTCGCTGTATGACCTGCCCTCCGCGGAGTCGCGATACCGGATTGGCGTGCTGCGAGAACCGGATTCGCGCGGCGGCTCCGCCATGCTCGTCGACACGCTATCTGAAGGCGATGTGCTTTCGATCAGCGCACCGCGCAATCATTTCGCACTGCACAGCGACGACGCAACGTCCCTTCTCTTCGCTGGCGGTATCGGCATCACCCCGATCCTCTGCATGGCGCAGCAACTTGAGCATGACGGACGCGCCTTCGAGATGCACTACTGCGGACGAACGCCGGCCCGGATGGCGTTCGTCGACCGTCTGCAGGTGGAGCGCTTCAGCGACCGTGTCCACGTGCATGTGGACGATGGCCCTCTCGACCAGCAACTCGACGCAGCCGCTGCGATTGGTGCACCAGGTCCTGACAGGCATCTCTATGTGTGCGGCCCCTCCGGTTTCATGAACCACATCCTGGACACGGCGAGAGGACTAGGATGGGATGAGCCACACCTACACCGCGAGTACTTCGCCGCCGAACCCGTTGACAACTCCGGCGATTCTCCTTTCGAGATAGAGATCAAAAGCAGCGGGCAAATCATCAAGGTTGCAGCAGACGAGAGTGCCGCCCACGCGTTGCTCGATGCCGGGTTCGATCTGCAGCTTTCGTGCGAGCAGGGTGTCTGCGGCACCTGCATGACGCGGGTCTTGTCCGGCACCCCCGACCATCGCGATCTGTACCTCACGAGTGACGAACACGAACGCAATGACTGCTTCATGCCTTGCTGCTCGCGCGCAAAGTCGCCACGACTTCTGCTGGACCTTTGA
- a CDS encoding MarR family winged helix-turn-helix transcriptional regulator, translating into MFEFTYNGARLDLTDQGPARKLHSSKEDNTMSSAAAKQTTSSRARKKPASATPVESARKPRAPGSSHIDLISLQWQHERTDLDLSNFLLAIYFMRLGTLVERSFDRMCQRTWGIKGSDMRVLLALRRGGPPYAKRPTDLYRALIVTSGAITKKIDRLAGHGMVERRIDPGHAGGFIVHLTKKGLETVEQAVEKLANESSIAPAMARFSEEERAAGNDFCLRTLALMEEMVLPGLEDDEEDGASRAASTPSGRRSARSR; encoded by the coding sequence GTGTTTGAATTCACGTACAATGGAGCGCGGCTGGACTTGACGGATCAGGGGCCAGCAAGAAAACTGCATTCTTCCAAGGAAGATAATACGATGAGTTCCGCAGCCGCGAAGCAAACTACCTCCAGCCGGGCCCGAAAAAAACCTGCGTCCGCCACACCGGTGGAATCGGCTCGCAAGCCGCGCGCGCCCGGCAGCAGTCACATCGACCTCATTTCCCTCCAGTGGCAGCACGAGCGAACCGATCTCGACCTCTCGAACTTCCTGCTTGCGATCTACTTCATGCGATTGGGCACGCTCGTCGAGCGGTCATTTGACCGCATGTGTCAGCGCACCTGGGGCATCAAGGGGTCGGACATGCGCGTGCTGTTGGCGTTGCGCCGGGGAGGCCCACCTTATGCCAAGCGCCCAACGGATCTTTATCGCGCGCTGATCGTGACTTCGGGTGCAATCACCAAGAAAATCGATCGACTGGCTGGCCACGGCATGGTCGAGCGCAGGATCGATCCTGGCCACGCGGGCGGCTTCATCGTTCATCTTACGAAGAAGGGACTTGAGACGGTAGAGCAAGCCGTGGAGAAGCTGGCCAACGAATCGTCCATTGCGCCGGCAATGGCGCGCTTCTCGGAGGAAGAGCGTGCTGCTGGCAATGACTTCTGCCTTCGGACGCTGGCATTGATGGAAGAGATGGTGCTTCCCGGGTTGGAAGACGATGAGGAAGACGGGGCATCACGCGCTGCATCGACGCCCTCGGGCCGGCGATCCGCGCGCAGTCGTTGA
- a CDS encoding alpha/beta hydrolase, which translates to MISSPSDQIHPSLRPLAAAASMKPGMAQLSHHESRAEMAARTAARLPGPHIDTVLDLSIPGPGGDIPLRLYIPKDAPGVTVAFHGGGWLMGNLDSFDAVCRNLARDSGLAVVSVDYRLAPEHPFPAAIADAWAASYWVARHGHEHGLNTSRMAVFGESAGGNLAAVVCLLARDNAGPALLAQALVYPATDARLQADALSRYAEGFMQRKEDVLHAFRTYALDHGVPPSEWKLSPLLATSHAGLPPALVVTAECDAVRDDGEAYAMKLAEAGVPTTCVRYQGMLHTFYSMRGKLDAAAVAQRQVADMLRNAIAGT; encoded by the coding sequence ATGATCTCCTCTCCCAGCGATCAGATCCATCCTTCGCTGCGGCCACTGGCGGCCGCGGCGTCGATGAAGCCTGGCATGGCCCAGCTTAGTCACCACGAATCACGCGCCGAAATGGCCGCGCGTACCGCCGCACGTCTGCCAGGCCCGCATATCGACACGGTCCTTGATCTTTCGATCCCGGGCCCTGGCGGCGACATTCCATTGCGGCTGTACATCCCCAAAGACGCGCCAGGCGTAACAGTTGCATTCCACGGTGGTGGCTGGCTGATGGGCAACCTCGACAGCTTCGATGCTGTTTGCCGGAACCTAGCCAGGGACTCCGGCCTGGCGGTTGTCAGCGTCGACTACCGTCTTGCACCGGAGCATCCGTTTCCGGCCGCCATCGCCGATGCATGGGCGGCGAGCTACTGGGTCGCCCGTCACGGTCATGAGCACGGGTTGAATACCTCCCGCATGGCAGTATTCGGCGAATCGGCGGGCGGAAACCTTGCCGCCGTCGTCTGCCTGCTGGCCAGAGACAACGCGGGCCCCGCCCTGCTGGCTCAGGCACTCGTCTATCCGGCCACCGATGCGCGCCTGCAAGCGGACGCCTTGTCGCGCTATGCGGAAGGATTCATGCAACGCAAGGAAGACGTGCTGCACGCATTCCGCACGTATGCGCTCGATCATGGCGTGCCGCCGTCGGAGTGGAAACTCTCGCCCCTGCTGGCCACAAGCCATGCCGGACTGCCGCCCGCACTCGTGGTCACCGCCGAATGCGATGCCGTACGCGACGACGGCGAGGCCTACGCGATGAAACTTGCTGAGGCGGGCGTGCCCACCACATGCGTACGCTACCAAGGAATGCTTCATACGTTCTACAGCATGCGCGGCAAACTCGATGCCGCCGCGGTGGCCCAACGCCAGGTCGCCGACATGCTGCGAAACGCGATAGCCGGTACCTGA
- a CDS encoding TIM barrel protein, with amino-acid sequence MLLEHIDDACAMARAVDHPSVRLIFDTAHVQSMDGDLLFNLERAWNFIEVVQLADNSGSLEQGSGEINFESVLRTLVDRGYTGLVELEYGWSNPGMPSEMRGLGNLRRLDAAETDPPT; translated from the coding sequence ATGCTGCTCGAGCATATTGACGACGCCTGCGCCATGGCCAGGGCCGTCGACCACCCGTCGGTTCGACTGATCTTCGATACGGCGCACGTCCAGAGCATGGACGGCGACCTGCTATTCAACCTGGAGCGGGCATGGAATTTCATAGAGGTTGTCCAGCTTGCCGACAATTCGGGCAGCCTCGAACAAGGGAGCGGAGAAATCAACTTCGAGAGCGTTCTGCGAACGCTCGTCGATCGCGGGTACACCGGGCTGGTGGAGTTGGAGTATGGGTGGAGCAACCCCGGCATGCCGAGTGAAATGCGCGGGCTCGGAAACCTGCGTCGACTCGATGCCGCGGAAACCGACCCGCCTACCTGA
- a CDS encoding bacteriohemerythrin encodes MNQSPGFKWHDDFSLDHHSMDQTHREFVDCVHALLTVDDAELEQALYSFIEHARRHFGEEDDAMRESAYGSSGCHIDEHTAVLNSALEVRAILKSGKTHVVRSFAHALADWFPEHVRVMDQGLARWLIQQQLGGSPVVLQRRPTAAS; translated from the coding sequence ATGAATCAGTCCCCCGGATTTAAGTGGCATGACGACTTTTCGCTCGACCATCACTCGATGGACCAGACGCATCGGGAGTTCGTCGACTGTGTACACGCCCTGCTGACAGTTGACGACGCCGAACTGGAGCAAGCACTGTACAGCTTCATCGAACACGCGCGTCGCCACTTTGGTGAAGAAGATGATGCGATGCGCGAGTCGGCCTACGGGTCGTCCGGATGCCATATCGACGAGCACACCGCCGTTCTCAATTCGGCGTTGGAAGTGCGCGCAATCCTGAAATCAGGAAAGACCCACGTGGTGCGATCGTTTGCCCATGCGTTGGCAGACTGGTTTCCCGAGCATGTTCGCGTCATGGATCAAGGGCTGGCGCGCTGGCTGATCCAGCAGCAGCTCGGCGGTTCTCCGGTCGTCCTGCAGCGCCGCCCTACTGCTGCCAGCTAA